Sequence from the Zeugodacus cucurbitae isolate PBARC_wt_2022May chromosome 5, idZeuCucr1.2, whole genome shotgun sequence genome:
AAGGCCAGCaatgctgcttgactgtctgtGTATATATTCGCTTTCTTTATCCTCCCATTGTTGTTTAATAAAGCTTCACCGGCCTTTTGTATGCCAAgcacttccgcttggaagatgctgGCTCCATTTGGTAGACGGATAGAGAGAGATATGTCCAGATCCTTGGAGAATACCCCCGTACCTActccgcagtccattttggacccgtcggtGTAGATTGAGATTGTATTCTCCTCTATTTCTAGACCTCTTCTCCATTCAcgtctagagggtatcctcacctgaAAGTCAATATTGAAATCTAATTTTGGGGGGATAGAGTCcgatttgtataatttgttaataaaatggtTTAGGATACCGCTATGTCCATGACTTTTCTGGTTCCAAACACCTAGTTCTTTTACTCTTATAGCTGAAAGTGCTGCTACTTTTCTTATGAAAACGTCGATGGGCAGTTGATATAGGAGTACATTAAGTGCGTCAGTCGGACATGACTTAAGCGCCCCAGTAATCCCTGCACAGGCTGCCCTCTGTAATCCATTTAACTTTTTGATGTTATACTGCTTATTTATAGCTGGCCACCAGACTAAAGCTCCATACGTTAGTATTGGTTTCATTACGGCCGTGTACATCCACATGGCTATGTTTGGTTTAAGGCCCCAGTTTCTGCTTATAATTCTCTTGCAGGTATAGTGGGCCACATAtgcttttttaattctattttctatatttattttccaatttaatttgGTATCCATCAGtactcctaggtacttagctgTCGATGACAGAAGTATTGTTGTACCGTTGAGTGAGGGAAGAATAAATTGGGGTATCTTGGTTTTATTCGTGAATAGCATTAGGTCTGTCTTTTTTGGATTTACACCTAAGCCATTTCCTTCTGCCCATTGATGTAGTCTTCTTAGGCCCATTTCCATTATCTCACTGATAGTGGAAGGAAAAAGACCTGTTACCATCAACACTATATCGTCTGGGTATGCTACTGCTTTCACCCCACCTCTGTTGAGTTCATGCAGTATTTTGTTTAACGACACAACCCATAGAAGCGGAGATAGGACTCCTCCTTGGGGGGTCCCTCTGCTAACGTATCTGGTTATTGTTGCTGATCCGTTGTTTGCTATGATCATCCTGTTCATAAGCATCGATTTCACCCAACTGCCAACCATATGGTCTATGCCGGCGTGTGTCAGTAAATCAAGTATCGTgcttaattttatattgttgAAAGCTCCCTCTATATCCAAGAAGGCAGCCATTGTATACTGCTTGTGCTGTAGCGACTTTTCTATTACGTTTACCACGTCATGTAAGGCAGTTTCCGTCGATCGGCCTTTTATATATGCATGCTGGGCCGTCGATAGTGTGCTTTCTATTTTTGATCTTATATGTATGTCCAGTAATCTTTCTAGAACTTTCAACATGAAAGATGTAAGGCTGATAGGGCTAAAGTCTTTAGCACTATCGTGTGTTCTCCTACCTGGTTTTGGTAGGAACACTACCTTAATTCTTTTCCAGCTCCTTGGTATGTACGATAGTTTAAGACTAGCTTTGTATATCTTTTCCAGCCTTTGAACTATTGAATCTTTCAGCTTTTGTAGCATTATGGGTATAATCCCTTCCGGGCCCGCTGCTTTGTACGGTAAGAAACTGTTTATAGCATAGGCAATTTTTCCCTTGCTTACTATCAGACTCGATTggtctttttttgcttttgtagctTTTGTAGCATTATGGGTATAATCCCATCCGGGCCCGCTGCTTTGTACGGTAAGAAACTGTTTATAGCATAGGCAATTTTTCCCTTGCTTACTATCAGACTCGATTGGTCTGCTGTAAAGTCAGTTTGTTCCGTTTGTATCTCCATTTCCGCTGTTTGCCTGTTTCCAGggaagtgtgtgtttgtgaggaCCTTCAGTGCCTCCTCCGCTGATGAGACCCAAGTACCTGTTTCCGTTTTTATGTAAGCATCGTTGGTGTGCTCTTTGGATAGTATCTTGCTCAATCTAGCCGTCTCTTTGCAATTTTCTATCGATGAACAGAATGATTGCCAGGAGCATGCTTTTGCTTTCCTAACTGCTTTTTTGTATTGCTTTAGAATATCTTTGTATGGTTGCCATAACTTGGTCTTATAGCTTTCATTGAAAGCTTTCCTTAATAGAGTTCTTAGTTTCTTTAGGTCTTTGTTCCACCAAGGTGGTGATTTCCTTTTTCTCAGAACTGTTAGAGGTGTGGATTGATTGAACGTattcgttaatattttttcaatcttCTCCACCTCCGTATCAAGATCCTGAATGTTTCTGATTGTATTGCTATTTTGGCAGACAGTTAGTCTTTCTGTTGCTATCCTACTAAATTTATCCCATGCTGTTCTTTTAGGGTTTCGGTATTGGAGGGGAGTACAGGATTTTTCGCGAATGCTGAAGAGAATCCAAGAgtgataaaaacatatttataaatacttttcttttactctgaaaaaaaaaaatctgaaatgaaTCCAAAGTTTCATACAGCGTGTGAAAGGGTGACTTCCTTTAGAAGaaactctaatataatttttcacattaacgggaattttaatgtCAATTCCTCTGGGTGGTAGTTATCGCTCAGATCAACTGGGAATATGAACTCTATATATTGTCctcgaatttatttaaaaaaatatgttttcctataaactgattttgattttgttctATTAGTACACTTATAgtcttgtatatgtatacatacctcaggaaatttgatatttatgcactgttatttttatacatttttatacaacttttgcatattttatttatttttgctttttttgttagaTGTTAGTAGGTAGcatttaatgaaacaaaaacatataccatactaaaagaaaaagtaaccaaattaataaaacttctTTTTATACCATAGAAAAAagctatttgtgcaaaattctaatatttaattaagtatTCACTTTTAAATAGGtaaacaatttgaatgaaatgttttcgattTATCAATATGAAATTGAGCTCcctttcttttttttctaaagTTTTAGCCAATTTGTCATATTAGTGGCCAACTTTCACAGTACTGAAACGTTTATCTTCGCCTATTCTTCCTCAATGGTTTGTTCAGCTAAAAAATGTTGCGAAAAGTATGTCCCATAAATTCTTTATTGAATTCATATACTGCGATGTGGATAAGCGCGTTATCCTGCTGGAACATCCAGTAATCGCCATGATATGCCTTAGCAAACGTGATAAACTCACTGTCCAGcaattccatatatattttgctttcatacgaCTTAGGACAAGGCAAATGGGAGACTTCTCTTTGGCGCTAAGAGCAGCCCACATCATTAGAGATCCACCGCCATGTTTGCGCTTATAGTAAGTATGGTGAGAATGTCGTAGATCCCTCCAATACTTCTGATCCAtcttaatttaatgttttctcaTCACTAAATATCTAATTTTGAAACTCTACTTCTTAGAATTTGTATATTTCGAAAAAGAATGCATGCGTTTTTAAGGCGATCTTATAAGCGCGGTTTATACACTGGATTCATAAGTCtactttgaaaatttgttgttcACGTTGTCATGGCACTTATAGACCAAATACCTTTAATTTGGAGCAACTCATCCTGTCCTGAGTTGCCAAATTGCGAATATGCCATTTGGTATGTTCATTTATCAATGATTTTGGTCCAGTACgcttatgtttttttgttttcctcgGTGTTTCTAAAAAGTTTCGTATGGTTTTTCGATGCCATATTAATTCagcagtatttacatatttttttaaaacatctgTGTTCATAATCTCAATCTTGATCTGTTCGTCAGACGAAATTCGGTTCCAACTGACATTTTTAGCTTAGATGAaagttagtttttgtttttatatacatataattatttttcaattattcctTACATCCTCgttagtaatttttataattccaatAGTTGAGATGTTGACACTACGaccgacaaaaaaaaaataaataaatcgtttCTCACATATACCTATTTGCTATGAAGCGACCCGATTTGCATATTGGACGTATACTAATGGTACTATGAGCAAGGAGTTGTCGATTTTTTGTGCGGCAAACAGAAATAAAGCATTAATAAACATAACTGCATACTCAGAATtaagaattacaaaaaataaattgcacaaatatcaatttttctgaggtgtgtatgtatgcatgtaggtaTATTGCCTGGTACTATAATTGCagaatcatatttttttcaactctaGATGTGTGAACAATGTCACTGTGCGTTGGGGGTGGAGCTACGAGTGTATTTTCTATTCCTATTTTACGTTTTGTTACCAAAAtgacaaaaatgtaaatatttgcgctGCACTGATTCGATGCAGCTTTGGTTTTATTTCCATTCACGGCAATTGGTTGCCAAAGATGGTagcattatattaatatattcttttttaaatataatacaaaagttTTGAACTACATTTGTATTTTCTAAATGAAATGTTGATGTATTAAacggtacatatatataatatatatttataattgttgAATTGATggtttatctttatttattcaattcttGTGGTTTATATTGCGGAGGAGAGTTAACAAATTAATTGCCATTCACCAATTTCaaagcaattattttaaaagcatATCTTCTATTATTACAATTACTACAATGACAAAATGTTGCGGGTGAGAGTGGCTGGCAATCAGCGTTGGTTTGCTGTACAATAGCTACCGTATTACTCCTTTATCACTTCTACAACTGCGGATGTCCTTGGGGACTTGTTgttagcaaacaaacaaaaaaaaatcaaggaaTAACAATATTCAGATTGACACAAACACAATGAAGCCGAGGTATTGAGTGGCTGCCCGCAAACAAGCATCCgtgcataaatatatagtatatccaATTTGATCTACTTGGGGTGGCACGGCAGCAGGCATGGGGGTATGAGCGCATAAGATGACGAGAAAAATGCGCTGTATGAATTATGAGACTTGTTGAAGATTTATGATTACCAAAAGTAATGTTTTAAATTCTTCAGCGACAGCAACAAGCACGCATAAGCGTCTCATCGCTACTTACAATCTTACAATGGCTGATATGAGCATGTATGTGTGCAGCTAACAAAAGAAAGTTGAGCAATAGACTGCTTTGCCCATGCTCTGCTTGTATATAAATTTCCTGCAATTAGgttgaatttcaaatttcccTCACCACCGTTTCACCAAATTATGATGATATTTTGGCTTTGTTTAGAGTGGGCGtgaattcaattgaaattttgtggtaagaatataaatcaaaaattgctATTGATAAAAGGGTAGGAACAGTACACAGTGAAGAGATAGCGAAGCAGTGGTGTAACAGGGTTAAGGTAATAAACAGAACATTCTGAATCTCAAGAACCCTGAAGAATCCCGCTGTTCTATCAGATACTCTAGTAAGGTCGGAtatccatttatttttttttatcggaaATTTTCGTTGAAGGTAAGCTATTTGATCATAGCTTAACAGTAGTCAAAACAATTGGTCTCAGTTAAAGGTCTTAAGTTATACGCTCCACAATCGAATTAGTGAGAAGATGGGAGTGAGCGGGAGCGAGTAAAACTACTTGTGGTCGCGTCATTTCCGGTTTTTTTTGAAATCATAAATCAGTTTGAAAAGCTAGTAACGTCATCATATTTATGTCTTCcaacatatattatatctaagattatatgctcatttaatgtGGCAAaggtatttcacatattaaccgatttatgagctattaagcccatcgtatttttgacaATCCCATTAAtccgattttaaacatttctggtacagatacacactattagaagaaaaagatttcctctgaattaaattaagatatctgagagatttagcgatattttcggtgaaaaattaccataagccactgagttcttcatattcgacatctgggacattgaaaagttatagtccgatgccacagatcatatacagtatttgtgtaaagttgtatttCGCTACCTTCATTGCTTCCTtatgtaaatacagtggaacttccttaTAGTGAATTCGTAGGGGACCTGAAAACCGCTTCACTATATGGAGACTTCATTATATAGAAattcattttttcttttgtaattttatttaaaataatcagtAAGTTTGGTTTGAATTACATTCTTCCATTTAAAttctacatttttcaaaatcatttccttattttttagaatatttgataAAGTGCTGGGAAGTATTTCAAACTGATTAGCAATATCTTTTTTTCGTACCTTCCcttctttaattttgttaataattaatagcTGCTTCGATGCGTCATTTTTACTTCAATTTCTTAACCCAACTCAACTCCTactacaatgtacatatgtatgtattttcattttgagATTCCCCGTATTACATTTCTACATTTCGTTTATTTCTGAGAATACGCAGTTACAAATAATTGAgtgtaaccgaaaacatatttaaaaaaattcactatacGGCGATAAAAACGTATGAAGCTTGATTTgttcattatatattcattattataaaatttgttcattATATAGAAAACTTCACTATATAGAAATTCATTATAAAGAGACAAAAATGCACCGAAAGTAGAACCAAAAAGCTGTGTCTTCAATATGACTTCATTATAGGGAGAGCTTCATTGTAGGGAAGTTCACTataaagaagttccactgtattataaagtgaaggaatcagatagaattcaaaattgagttatatgggaagttgtggtggttgtgaaccgatttcatccattttccacacgtgtcatcagggtgtcaagaaaatattatacatcgaatttcattgaaatctttcgagtagttcctgagatatggtttttgagccataagtgggcgatgtcacgcccatttgtaaaaaattctatgtgcagcttctttctgctatttctagtgtttctgacgtttttcgttagtgagttaacgcacttttggtaattttcaacttaacctttgtgtgggaggtgggcgtggttattatccgatttcaactattttcatggtgtatatgggtgtacgtaagggaaccgactgaagaaagtttggtttatatagcttaatgtaccaaattttacttttataactttatatatggattagttatgacactttatgtgttttcggttttcgccattttgtggaccattgccacgtccgaggaacatgtgtaccaagtttcgtcaagatatctcaatttttactcaagttattcgttgAACGGGAGGACGGACAAACttctgttgcgagagtataaaaattcgaagtcgttttaaagatactgTAGGTAAAAGAAGGAACCTTGTacgcatttttctcaaaactgtgctTTTTAAACTTTCCTctatcgtatctcaaaaacggcttggCGGAATAATGAAATTGGTGCACTCTGTACATGTAATCGTAAGGGACGCTCTATTATCAATTGAAATTTCCCAAAATCTGAGGCTCTATTTTACAGTTCAACCAGATATCTTTGCTGCAAGACTATTTTATATTGaagctattttttttaacacatatacgaatatgaaaatttacatatacttatgtagtatatgcatgtatgcaacAACCTTTTCCCAAAGACTACGAGCCTCCGTTATCGGAATTGTCGGCCTTTGCAGTTTTTCTGCATGAGTAGCTctgatttttttgtgtgtgtaaataaattttaaaagtgaaaatatatacCAATAATTGAAATCAATCTGGTTGATGGgaataaaataaacaagaacAAAGTGGTGAAACACATTCGCAACGTTAAAACCGGAAGCGACTTTTCCCGCGACAGTGTCATCAACGGCAAAATCAGCAGTCTCGCAGCGCAGCCAAAATCAATGAAtggtgtaaaaattaatatcctGGAAAAATCATCGACAGCCAGAAACTGTACTGTTCACCTACACCGCCAAAGCATCGACACTTCGCAACACTTGTCACCACAGCCGACAAAAGCAACGTCAGcattttttatgcatatttaaattttctttttattgttttcgtgTAATTTTGGTCTCGTGGGTGCTGTCGCCGCAATTTCCGCGCGTTGTGAACAATCTTACTTCGAAATTTCATCGCGCGTTGCAGtaaatgatttatgaaattgttgcttTCAGATCTTCATCGTCAATTAAGCACAGCTCGCGTATCgcgcatttacatatttacgtgTAACGTCTTTTTCATCTTCTGCGcgttaaatgaaaagaaattttcAATCTTGCTCATCATTATTACACTTCGGCACACCACATTTCCTTCTACCACCACAGGCAGTCCCCCTGTCGTTGACAGCAAGCTCTTGCAATATGCCGCAGGCATTTGAGGGTGTTGATTGCGTAGTCAAGGTTCATTGAGAACACCTGTCCTACACCCTGCATACTTATGAATGCGTCATGGTCTAACGTCAATCGCACCCACTTATTTTTCGTtggatttaataaattttataatgtatTATACTTATGGATATTAAAATACCGTAACTCTGTCCGAAATCAATTAACCGATTTGAATGACTATTCCAACttgtttttggtattatttGGAATTGTATGCTCGTAACCGAACAACCGATTTTTCACCGTTTTAGAACTTTCAGTTGGTGATACCAAGtgcagccaggtccttctccacatggtctattcaacggagtggaggtcttcctctacCTCGGgtttcaccagcgggtactgcatcgaatactttccaaactggagtattttcgtccattcgaacaacatgacctagccagcgcagccgctgtctttttatttgctgattgttcaaaggaccataaatcttcctcaaAACCTTTCTCCCGAAAACTGGAGCcgtttcatcggatgttgacatcgtccacgcttctgcatcataaagcaggacgggaatgctgagggacttgtagagtttagtttttgttcgtcgagagagagcattattttgcaattacctACTCACTCCTTAGTAGCACCTTTTGGCcagagtgattctgtgttggatttctaggctggcattgttattaatgttaatgctggttccaagatagacgaaattatctaccagTTATGGTAGTAATCCATTGGCCTACAATTTTTCTAAGTGAGTTCTAAGATTttcaatgtatatatgtatataaatttcatgTCACGTTCTTTGTCCTCGATTGGCGCTTgctctactgaaccgattttaatgaaattttgcacatgtctgcagtttggtccaacttaaaagataaAAAGTCCGTTCGAccattcggtcaagcgataatttgagattgagattgTATTGAGGTAAGACTTTTGCAACAGACAGATATTCATAGCACGGAAGGACATtaggattttcacatttttaggTAAGTGGACGTGGACACAGCTCTACATCCGCCTGTCCGGTCGGCcatttggtcaagcgataatttgatctggatatccTAATATAACATAGCTCACTCTTAAACCTAGTTAAACAAAAAGaggtataaattaaaattaaaaaattcggaTCACATGATATAGGTTCGGAAGGGCATATGTTGTTTGATAAATTGGCGAAATAAAGTGtgagttttggtatatttatcgcAAAACAGTAAAACTTACGGAAAACTTGGAGAGTTGTGAAAGTAGTAGAGTATTCTCAAGATAGTAGAGAAAGGCTTcattaaaaaatagacaatGGACGTAACACTATCCACTACTCTTTGACCGTTTTGATCCAAATTGCatgcatattatttttacatCCTTATGTACTTTTGACAATGAGAATAACGCATGTACCAAACATTTTATGGCGAAATGTTGAAACACTTCAATTCCATACAATATATCTGTATTAATCTGCCAGGAAATTTATGACCTATTGTTCacgacaaaaattaattaattgaagtgCAAGTGCAAAATAATTACTTGGATCATAACTGATTTAGTAATCCCGATACTTTGGCAGCAAAAGATTTTAATGTTGATTTCAAGATACAGCAATTGCTTTAACatttttgtcaatatttttatactctcgcaacaaagttgctacgagattattatagttttgtccacataacggttggttgtaagtcctaaaactgaacgagttagatatagcgttatatatagaaatggtcgctgtgacgagtaaagttcaaatccggatgtctgtctgtccgtccgtccgtgcaagctgtaacttgagtataaattgaaatatcttgaagaaacttggaagacgtatttcaccaaaagaaggttaagttcgaagatgggcgtaatcggaccactgccacgcccacaaaatgacgaaaaccgaaaacacataaagagctataactaagccataaataaagctatggaagtaaaatttggttcgaAGGATCGCACAATGAAGGGGCATGTggagatgtaatttttttggagaagtgggtgtggccccgccccctactaagttttttgtacatatctcgcaaactactaaagctatatcaaggaaactttcaagAGCAATTTCTTTTATGTActgccttatacagtccaaaaatggaggaaatcggattataaccacacccacctcccatacaaaagttatgttgaaaactactaaaaatgctttaattcagtaaggaaaaccaacagaaaccttaaattttattataaagaaggtgcagaagagctgcactcaaaatggtatacaaaattttaaatgggcgtggttccgcccatttatgggtcaaaaaccatatccccgaaactactcgaccaatttcaatgaaattcggttcataatatcttcctacctTCCCaatgttcacaaccacgactacttcccatataccagaactctgaagtcggtctgaatagtttactttacaatataaaaagttattatagtactagtgaagatatcggaacagaacttcgctgaaatactgtatttaaggagtgtccataagttttcaagatcctatatatcgaatatgaggaccttagtATTTTTAACACCGAAAATTAAAGTAagactctcagatattttgaagaaattttgagggaatatgtttcttctcataatatgtctccgtgccaaaaataagtaaaatcgggccataacttcatctatctcctatataccatatatatgccgaatatgtgagtcaaattgtttgttatattaataaatttaaataaataaattgcgagagtataaaatgttcggtgacacccgaacttagcccttccttacttgttaattaatTAGTTGCTCCCTAAATACTTTCACTCTATCAATGAGGTAACCAGAAtagaatttaatatacatataccttaTCCACAGCACACAGTGGCCCGGGcactagtatacatatatatttttatcttagATATCGAGAATAAGTAACCAAACCTAGTTCCTTTTTGAGAACACTAGACGGGCCTAAACGCCCAAtgacacaaaaaatatacatacaaatgtaggaAATTCAGAATTAGCACTGAAAATAATCCTTTAGAGAGGGTTCCAACCACAAAAATTACTATAAACATACAGtcacaaaaagtttttattggAATTTGTAATCCTTAAATTCATATACTAAACTTAATATAATACTtaagtatagatatatatgtatactggtATCACTAAACTGTCTAATCAATTTGTGTGATGGATGCATCATCCGCGCTCGAGCAGCGACTGCTCTCGCCATCGGTACGATATTTAATGGAGTCAATAATTTCAACATCGATATCACGTTCGCGATTATTACCAGCTAAACTTGTGCAGTTATCCACAGAGGCACGTCCATCGGAGTCAGCGTCACAATCCGGTTCGGATTTATTGTCATTGTCAAAGCTATTGCCATTGCCACCACCAGCAGCCGCAGCCACGTTCGATGCGATCAGGTCACGCGCTGCAAACTGACTGTAAAGTCGCGGCAAGTGTTGCAACATGTAACTAGCACTACTCTTAGTCAACGGCTGGTTCTCTTTAGCTTCACCCAGATCATAGTATTTGGTATAGTTTTCGAACTTACTCGCCATGGCGGATGAAGTTAAATTGATTGCGTCTAGTGCCAGCGCAGCAGTCGGTTTATTGTCGTTAGAACGTGGCACAGGTACAGTGAAAGCAGAGCCTATGCGGTGTTTGTTTAACAAATTAACATTAGCGGTGTTGCCACCGACAGTCTCTGCGTCGGTGGTCGCATTGCTGTTGTCGGCGTTTGCGAGTGGCGAAATATTCTCTTTTTTACGATCGTAAATGTGACCTGAGACGCGTAGATCGATGAAGAAGTGCAACGGATCGATGCCGTATGGTGGATAGAGTGGTGGATACCAGACTGGTGGTGGAGGTGGCAAAACCAAATCCTGTGGTGGCAAAGAAGCGGCAGGCGGTGTGTCCTGCAACACAGCTTCGGCTACGCCGCCTTTACCATTCCCGCTCGTATTGGAGGCAGTTGCAGCCACAGAATCGGATGTTGGAATACCATCTGCATCGCACTTGACAATCTTCATATCTGACGAATCTTTAGATTCATCTTCTAATTTGCGATACTTATTGGGCAAGTGAAAATATGGTTTATTTGTCAGCTCCAGCGGCTTCTCCAACCCTACTGCGGTGGAGGTAGAATTGTTGTtcaactgttgttgctgttgcatgtgGATTTGCTGCTTCTCTTCCGCTTCTTTACGTTCACGCAAGTGTTCATAGTACGGACGATGATGCGCCCAAGTTCGTTTCCGTGGTCTACGCGCCAACACCATCGACTGCTGCAGCTGTAGATTACGCGCGTTCTCGTTGTTGCGCGCCTGCACCAGAGAACGCAACATGTCGCTGAAGAAGAAGTTGTTAGCACCCACTGGCGTTGAGTACAAGTAGGGAGGCGTGGCTGCCATCAGTCGACTAACAAAGTCCTGATTGCGCATCTCATGAATATTCGACTTGCGCGGTGTCGCAGTGGTTGTGGCATTCGTGGGCGACGAGGACGCGGAGGAGGAGTTAGGTGTTGCCGCATCCTTTGAGCActtctgttgctgttgttgttgctgttgcaagagATGTTGACGttgatgctgttgttgctgatgttcTTCCGACATGGTCGCCTGTCGAGCAGTTGCAATTCAAATAAGCTGAAAAGAAAGTAGAATTTAATGTACGTCTTCAGGAAAGTGCTGCAAGCTTCTTAAGTGTAGGAAATGCAAACACAATATGAAACAATAAGACAACGACATTTAAATGTTCTTCTCGTGTTCTTTTCAGATTTGGTAGACAATAAATGGAAACCTGTCGACAATGCCCAACCACGAGTTCGGTATTTAGTCCCTAAGCTGTAGCAGCTTAAAACTAAGTGCCGGCACAAAGCAGATTGCTTTATGCAGTAAgttgtttttgatttcaataaaatgcgcCAAGAGATTTATGTACTTAGGATTGCACATAGAAATGAGGGTTTGGGTTTTGCGTGTAGCTTGTCAAGTAGTATTTTGGATGCAAGGATGTATATCAACATCTTGCCGACTGTGTTTTagagaatattaataaataaaagacattgcacagtggttccgcttgTATGAAGCCGCGGCCagaaatacttcccgttgagatatcgttatgaaatgttcaccaaaaatctagaaaaatattttaaatatattattaaaacaagtaaggaaggactaagttcgggtgtaaccgaacattttatac
This genomic interval carries:
- the LOC105214991 gene encoding uncharacterized protein LOC105214991; protein product: MSEEHQQQQHQRQHLLQQQQQQQQKCSKDAATPNSSSASSSPTNATTTATPRKSNIHEMRNQDFVSRLMAATPPYLYSTPVGANNFFFSDMLRSLVQARNNENARNLQLQQSMVLARRPRKRTWAHHRPYYEHLRERKEAEEKQQIHMQQQQQLNNNSTSTAVGLEKPLELTNKPYFHLPNKYRKLEDESKDSSDMKIVKCDADGIPTSDSVAATASNTSGNGKGGVAEAVLQDTPPAASLPPQDLVLPPPPPVWYPPLYPPYGIDPLHFFIDLRVSGHIYDRKKENISPLANADNSNATTDAETVGGNTANVNLLNKHRIGSAFTVPVPRSNDNKPTAALALDAINLTSSAMASKFENYTKYYDLGEAKENQPLTKSSASYMLQHLPRLYSQFAARDLIASNVAAAAGGGNGNSFDNDNKSEPDCDADSDGRASVDNCTSLAGNNRERDIDVEIIDSIKYRTDGESSRCSSADDASITQID